The Candidatus Omnitrophota bacterium genome segment GGCTAAACGTAATATGTTAAGCGTAATTATGTCCCCAATTGATATCGCTGTTTTTCTCGCGCTATATATTGGTACATTTTTATGTATAGCGGTTTTATGTGTAGCAAATAATTTTCGTAAGACAAAGAAGGCGGTTGCCGGCAATGTCTTACAGTTGGTCCATTTCAGCATAGATGATATTGAGCGGGATAAAGCCTCGAACATTCTTTTTAAATCGGATCTCGACGGATATTTTAAAAGAGTGGTTACTGTTCTGTTCTCCAGTTCAAATCCGAGGCGGATCGATAAACAATATAATCCTTCGCACAGAGTTATAAATATTCCCCAGCGCCCGGAAAATATTCTGGAACTTATAGGTTTCGCGAAAACGAATCTGGCGATAAGCGCCCTCGGTCTTTTTTGCAGGTGCATTAAATTGATCAAAGCCGAGGAGATATCGCTGATAAGAGCGCAGGATCCGTTTATGCTTGGCCTGACGGCTTTTGTCGCGTCGTTGTGCACGGGCATTCCTTATACGATACATGTCGTCCATAATTATGATGTATCGACACGAGCATTGCAAAGGCTGGTATTCCCGCCGTTTTTATTAAGGGCGGTTGAGGATAAAGTTGAAAAGCTTGTGTTTAAGAACAACCTATTCACAACCTCAAGCTACATAAATTACAGGTTTTATGCCATATCCCACGGCGCGAATGAAGCGACGGCATTTTCATTGCGTACGCCGGTGCAGGGCGCCCACTTTAAGGAACTGGCGTCGCGCAGAAACCTGAAAGAGGAGTTGGGGCTGTCGGGTAAGTCGATGTTGTTTTACGCGGGGCGGATAGAGAAGGTTAAGTTCGTCGAAGATCTTGTGGTGTGCCTTAACAATGTGAGAAAAGCGGCGCGGGATGTTGTGCTTGTGGTGGCA includes the following:
- a CDS encoding glycosyltransferase family 4 protein produces the protein MAKRNMLSVIMSPIDIAVFLALYIGTFLCIAVLCVANNFRKTKKAVAGNVLQLVHFSIDDIERDKASNILFKSDLDGYFKRVVTVLFSSSNPRRIDKQYNPSHRVINIPQRPENILELIGFAKTNLAISALGLFCRCIKLIKAEEISLIRAQDPFMLGLTAFVASLCTGIPYTIHVVHNYDVSTRALQRLVFPPFLLRAVEDKVEKLVFKNNLFTTSSYINYRFYAISHGANEATAFSLRTPVQGAHFKELASRRNLKEELGLSGKSMLFYAGRIEKVKFVEDLVVCLNNVRKAARDVVLVVAGDGKLKSRMEAQAEEFGISDSLIFLGKVSHDRLADLYFSSDVILFTHAGITIVEAALSEKPVVSYDHDWACEFLGYNERGLVAQFKDSGELARLTVKLLKDRQLASELGASARAFGLKYFNDKAIKDMEISVLNRFLVKNNSQEQGEFL